A part of Setaria viridis chromosome 8, Setaria_viridis_v4.0, whole genome shotgun sequence genomic DNA contains:
- the LOC140220257 gene encoding uncharacterized protein — translation MDDREWMYTGRSSKGSFIDEWIEKTNAFLELAFARVKGARATWCPCSICANSRRQTKVVIGKYLCKNGFTADYTWWIYHGESDCVRDEVVRQRIEDYDADAGVGYMLNDYHKAHFDEGRREDEAEATAKAYYDMLFAAQQPLHGNTKVSQLDAIACLMAIKSQFSWSREAFDVMLTIFVSLLPDGHILPKSMYEARKLLHALKMPYEHIHACPNGCILFSADFGLFADCYSDTRQKGQNLVQDARLCRVSGLKLQPTTSSSS, via the exons ATGGATGACCGTGAGTGGATGTACACTGGCCGCTCCAGTAAGGGTTCGTTTATTGATGAATGGATTGAGAAGACcaatgctttcttggaactagCATTTGCAAGGGTTAAAGGAGCGCGTGCCACTTGGTGTCCTTGCAGCATTTGTGCAAACTCGCGTAGACAAACTAAGGTGGTCATAGGTAAATATCTTTGCAAGAATGGATTTACGGCAGACTATACctggtggatctaccatggtgaatccgATTGTGTGAGAGACGAGGTcgtgagacaacgcatcgaggattATGATGCTGATGCCGGGGTTGGatacatgttaaatgactatcataaAGCTCACTTCGATGAAGGACGTAGGGAGGATGAGGCAGAGGCaaccgcaaaggcgtattacgatATGTTGtttgcggcacagcaaccccttcacgggaatactaaggtttctcaactggatgccattgcatgCCTAATGGCCATAAAGTCCCAATTTAGCTGGAGTCGAGAAGCCTTCGATGTTATGCTAACAATTTTTGTTAGCCTGCTCCCGGATGGTCACATtctgccaaagagcatgtatgaggcacgtAAACTCCTTCATGCACTAAAGATGCCAtatgagcatatacatgcttgtcCGAACGGATGCATCTTATTCTCGGCAGAttttggcctctttgccgacTGTTACAGTGACACTCGACAAAAAGGCCAAAATCTGGTCCAGGATGCGAGGCTTTGCCGGGTGTCAgg GCTGAAACTTCAGCCGACGACAAGCTCCAGCAGTTAG